The sequence below is a genomic window from Ovis canadensis isolate MfBH-ARS-UI-01 breed Bighorn chromosome 8, ARS-UI_OviCan_v2, whole genome shotgun sequence.
CCTGAGCTTGTCTGAGTTCTTGCTCTCAGGTTATATGAGGCCTTGTTCACCTGCTCATTTGCAGGATGAGGAGGTTCAGTGAGGGGCAGGGCTTGGCTGGGATTTCCCTCCCCGTCTTCACGCCAGGCCCCATGCCCCTGCTTTCCCTCTGAATTCTGCCCTCAGTACCTCTTCTCGTCAAGGATCCAGGCTACGATGCTTATTATGACGAAAACGGCGAGAACCACAAGGATGATCTTGGTTATGTGGTTGCTGGCTGGGGCCGTGGGCTGCACTGTAGTGGGGACTGTGGTCGATGGTGCTGCAAGGAGTGTAAGAGTGAAACCCTTGTCCAGACCCTAAACTCAGCAGACCTCCTCACCCCCCTCACTCAGTACCCCTACTGTGCAGACAGCTTGCACCCATCACATGGAGGCCCCTGTGATAGATCCTCAGGCgagatggggaagggaggagccCAGTCTTCATGAGGCTCTGACAGCTAATGGAGGAGCAAGGTTTCCAacacagccactcagtcctgctgTGACATCAGAGACGGTGACCTGAGGATGCAGTCCTAGGGAGCTGACAGCAGAGGCGGTATTGACAGATTTCCTGAAGTAGTATAGGTGACATTTGAAAGAAGATTCTGGAAAGAGGgtacagtgagaaataaattccagAAATCAAAGAGATGTCTACAGGTTTGGGGTCAGCAAAAATCCATGTTCAGTCTTCCAAGGCCTGTGCTGTGAGGAGAGACGTCAGgagtggaagaggaaggaggatgaCAGAGCATCCCCGGGCTATTGCTCTCCAAGAACAACTCACTTCTGATGGATCACATTctcaaacgcacacacacacacacacacacacacacacacacgggagtgGGTACATGTCACCATGAGAGGACGACCACTTTCTCCTACTCTTCTCACTTACCTGAGGTCTTCAACATTTTCTCCCAGCGCACCAAGAAAGCCTGAAGCCAGGCCGGACAGTCTCCCATGGAGACCATCCTGAAGAAGTCGGTCACAGCCCTGTCATTCTCCCATTTCTCTTTCATCCACCTCCCTCCAGGATGAACCACTGTGCAGTGTCCATTCTCCGAGTCAAAGAGGAGGCACAGTTGTCCATTGAAGCCAAACTCCCAGGATGCACTGGTGTGTCCATTGTCTTCACGCCAGCATGTCATCCTGGCCTGCAGGATCAGAGGGCCTGATCtcactgaaggaaagaaagagctcaGCCTCTGGGCTTGAAAGATTCTTACCCACCTGGGTCCACCTCCCCTGGCCCCAGCTAATCTGGCCCTGGTCTCTCCTGCAACAGCTGCTCTTTCCattggactactagggaaggacagtatccaattttttttttttaaccggaAAACAGTGGATGCAGCTAAGCCCCCAGTCTACTGCTCCTGCATTTGGATTTTCTAACTCACCCTTGTCTGTGTGATTCTCCGGTGTACCGTCAGGCATCTGCCCCTGGAGCAAGTCTCCAGTGTCTCTGAGTGTGACAGTCTGTGCTTCCCAGGCGCTCATATTTTTCACTTCCTCTCCCAATGGACTCATGTACTTGATCTGAGCTGTACCACAGTCATAGGAGAGAAAGACCTTTTGGTCAACTTCTCCTTGAACCTCACACCATAGCTGATTATCTCTGGGCCGAGGATCGATGGTGAAATTATAGGAAAGAGAATGAGGGTCTGTGAAGGCAAAACACAGTGAGGGTGAggttggggaaaaaaacaccCTGAGGCCCCTTCCCCTAGTTATGTGAGAGCGGAGTAAAGTGCAGGGCGAGCTGACAGAGCAATGACATCCCACAACACACACCATACAGCCAGTGCCCCTCCTCTCCTTGTGGAGAAGGAGGAGTCCCCTGCCTGGCAAAGATCACACATCCTGGCTGTGTCCCCTTGTCCACCAGGTCCATTCCCAGCATCATAACCTTTCCAGAGACATGCCAGGATGCTATGCAGGAAAAGTCTAGATGACAGAGGACTGTCAGAATCTAACCACAGGTCCTGCGAGAGATGGGGAGCCTGTGGGGATGGTCCTGAGGAAGCAGGATCACAGGGAGAAGGGCAAAGAGGCGACGGGTTAGCACACAACCCCAAGTTGGAGAAGGAAGAGTTAATAATTACGGGTCACAGGACTTAGCAAGGCTGGGGAGATGCTGCTGATCTCCCAAAGGATGGGTCTCAGAAGCCTGGAGAAAGGCCTGGCCCACATGGCATGAAAGAGAAAGTCCAGAACTTCCGAGGCAGGTGGTAGAGGAGGGGATCCAAGGCTCACAGAAGTGAATCTGCCAGGGCAGACATGATATGAAAGGGCAGGAAAGTGTCCAGGCCACCAGGCACCATGGGAAAGCCTGATGGAGTCTATGGAGCTAGAGAGGAAAGCGTGCATGAAAAGCATCTCCAGCAGCTCAAGGCTGACTTTTGTGGAAATCAGGGATAGTGGTAGGAGACCGTGTTGCCATGGGCTTCCAGCAGGAACAGGatggaaaatggggaaaaatcAGATTCCAGGTGGAGCGTTGTATGTCAGGAGCAAAGTTGGTACAATGGTCAAAGTGATTAGTG
It includes:
- the LOC138444959 gene encoding UL16-binding protein 2-like isoform X1, producing the protein MDSSKTSLGFLVLLSMVLLSGTSSDPHSLSYNFTIDPRPRDNQLWCEVQGEVDQKVFLSYDCGTAQIKYMSPLGEEVKNMSAWEAQTVTLRDTGDLLQGQMPDGTPENHTDKVRSGPLILQARMTCWREDNGHTSASWEFGFNGQLCLLFDSENGHCTVVHPGGRWMKEKWENDRAVTDFFRMVSMGDCPAWLQAFLVRWEKMLKTSAPSTTVPTTVQPTAPASNHITKIILVVLAVFVIISIVAWILDEKRRRCSQEARQVLCCPEESVFPWLPLFSWVHFRGKR
- the LOC138444959 gene encoding UL16-binding protein 2-like isoform X2, which produces MDSSKTSLGFLVLLSMVLLSGTSSDPHSLSYNFTIDPRPRDNQLWCEVQGEVDQKVFLSYDCGTAQIKYMSPLGEEVKNMSAWEAQTVTLRDTGDLLQGQMPDGTPENHTDKVRSGPLILQARMTCWREDNGHTSASWEFGFNGQLCLLFDSENGHCTVVHPGGRWMKEKWENDRAVTDFFRMVSMGDCPAWLQAFLVRWEKMLKTSAPSTTVPTTVQPTAPASNHITKIILVVLAVFVIISIVAWILDEKSQIKALSTW